ACGAGCGCGCCTCGAAGCGCGACGGCTGGCAGCCGGAGTCCGAGGTCCTGATCGAGAACCCGAAGAAGGCGCTGGTCTCGCTGCAGAAGGCGCTGGGGATGGACGCGCCGATCCGGTGTCTCGAAGCGATCGACATCGCGCACCTGCAGGGGGGCGAGACCGTCGGCAGCAAGGTCTGCTTCGTCGACGGGCGCCCGCTCAAGAACGAGTACCGGCGCTACAAGATCACGAGCGCCGACAACGACGATTACGCGTCGATCCGCGAGGTCGTCTCCCGGCGCTACCGCGAGGCGGGCGAGGGGCACGAGTTGTACCCCGATGTGATCCTCATCGACGGCGGGCTGGGCCAGTTGCACGCCGCGATGGAGGCGTTCGCGACGCTCGATGTGAAACCCCCGATGGTGATCTCGCTCGCGAAGCGCGAGGAACTGATCTATACGCAGGAGCGCAGCGAGCCGATCCGGCTGTCGCGCACCAACGCCGGGCTGAAACTCTGCCAGGCGATCCGCGACGAGGCGCACCGCTTCGCGCAGCACTACCACCACATCCTGCGCCGGAAGAAGACGCTGGAGGAGTAGGGAGCGGGGCAGTGTGCGGGGTTGTATGCTTTCGGATATGCGACGGCTCTGCTCCATCTCGCTTGCGGCGTGCGTCCTCGCGACGGGGTGCTCGTCAGTGCGCGAATTCGATGTCCGCGTGGTGAACGCCGACTCGCGCGAGCCGGCGCAGGGCGTCCGCGTGCGCGCCATCTCGCTCAATTCCGGGCTGGTGCCCCTGCCCCTCAACTCCGCCACGATCGACGAGGCGCTCTCGCTCGATGCCGTCGAGGAAGCGGCCTCAACGAACCGTGACGGCGTCGCGTCGCTTCGACTGCGCACGAAGGCGCCCTACCTCCTCGAACTCTCCCCGCCCCCGATGCTCGCGTTCGAGTCCGACAACCCAGCGTGGGCGGCGCCCCCGATGCGCTTCCGCTTCGACACGCGCACCCGAGAGATCACGACCTTCCCACCCACCGCCAACACCCGCTGGTGGCCCTACGCGCTGGAGAACGCCCGATGAACCGAGCCGTCACGCTGTCGATCGGGTGGCTCGCGGCCCTGCTGCTGACGGGCTGCGGCTACACCTACGCGCCGCTCACGGTCGAGGTGCGTGAACGCCTGACCGAGCGCCCCGTCGAGGGCGCGACCGTCTTCATCGATTACGCGCGCACCATCAACCCGGCCCCGCCGACCACCGCCGAGGGCGTCACCGACCAGGACGGCGCGGTCACGCTCATCGCGGCGACGTACAACCGGCTCGTCGTCACCGTCACGCCCCCGGGCGTGGGCGAGGTCCGGCACGTCTTCGCCGCCGACCACCCGGCCGCGTACGGGCCCTCGTCGTGGATCAACACCTTCACCGATGTGCGAGGCGACCCGGCGCGCGTCGTGATCCGCGTGCTGCCGGCTCGTGCGCCGGCGCCGAACCCGGACTAAGTCGGCGCGTCACCGCGCGGCGCGTTCGCGGTCCGAGACGACCTCAGGGAAAGGGAGGCCTTCCTCACCCTCCGCGTCGCCGGGCTCCTCGCGCTCGTCGTCGGGCTCGTCGGCGTTGGCAGGGGCCTCGCCGAAGATGGCGCTCCCGACGCGCACCAGATTGGAGCCCTCCTCGATCGCGACCTCGAAATCGCCCGACATGCCCGTCGAGAGGATGTTGAATCGCCCGTCGGAGTAGCCGCGCTTCCGCATCTCTTCGAAGAGCTCGCGAAGGCGCTGGAACGCCGGGCGCGCGTCCTCGGGGTTGTCGCTGTAGGCGGCCATGGTCATCAGGCCGCGGAGGCGCACGTTGACCATGCTCTCGATCTGCTCGGCGAGGGGCATGGCGGCGGCGATCGCGATCCCGCCCTTCTGCGCCTCGAACGAGCAGTTGACCTGGAGCAGCACCTCCACAGGTTCCTTGCGTTTGACGGCGAAGGCGTGGATCTCTTCCGCGAGGCGCAGGTTGTCGACGGTGTGGATCAGGCGCGACAGCTCGATGGCCTTCTTGACCTTGTTGCGCTGGAGCGTCCCGATCATGTGCCAGCGCACGCCCTCGCTGGCCGCGGCGCTGCTCGCGCCCTCCCCGGCGACGCCCTTGAGGGTGCGGGCCCGGGCGAGGAACTCCTCCGCCATCGCGGCCCGCTGCACGAGGTTCTGCACCCGGTTCTCGCCGAAGTCGCGGTGCCCCATCGCGATCAGATCGCGGATCTGCGACGGGTCGGCGTGCTTCGTCACCGCGACCAGCATCACATCGGACCCGTTGCGTCCGATCCGGGAGGCGGCCCTCGCGATGCGCGCCCGGACGGTCTCGTACCGCTCGCGCAGCACGGGGTCGCCCACGCCTGGGCCCTGTCGGTTGTCGGTCTCGGTCGGCATCGCGAATCCTCCGCGAGTCTCGTTCCGGGCGCCGTCGAGGGCGACCCATCGGGGCCGGGCGGGGCGCGTCCTGCGCCGGCGCTCGCCGCGACGACCCTATCGTACAGGCAACGGGTTCGGGCCGAAAGCGCCCGCTCGCGTTCTTCACCGATCATCCACCCCGGGCTCACCCACGGAGCGCACCGCCCCATGACCACCGCCACGCACGAGACCCTCACGCCCCGCGACACCCCGATCCGAGTCGGCGAGCTCGCCCCCGATTTCACCCTGCAGGACCAGGACCGCAAGGACGTGACCCTCAGCGAGCTGCTTGCGCAGGGCAAAGACGTCGTCCTTTCGTTCTACCCCTTCGACTTCAGCGCCGTGTGCTCGACCGAGATGGGCTGCTTCACACGCGACATCGCGAAGTTCAAGGACAAGGGCGCCGCCGTGGTGGGCATCTCCTGCGATTCGCCCTGGGCGCACAAGGCCTGGGCCGAGGCCATCGGCATCAGGATCCCCCTGCTCGCCGACCTGCACCGCCAGGTGTGCCGCGCGTACGGGTTCTATTTCGCCCCGCTCAACGTCGCGTCCCGCGGCACCGTGGTCATCGGCCCCGACCGCAGGGTCAAGTGGGTCAACACCCGCGAACTCAAGGACGCGATCGACAACGACACGCTGCTCGCGGCGATCAGCTGAGGCCGACATGCCCACCCTGCGCAACACGCCCTGCGTCCTCATCATCCGCGATGGCTGGGGGCGCAACCCCCACCCCGAGCACGACGCGTTCAACGCGATCAAACTCGCCGACACCCCCGTCGACGACCGCCTGATGCGCGAGTTCCCCTCCACCCTCATCCGCACCAGCGGCGAGGACGTCGGCCTCCCCGACGGGACCATGGGCAACAGCGAGGTCGGGCACCAGAACATCGGCGCAGGGCGCATCGTCTACCAGGAATCGGTGCGCATCACGCTCTCGATCCGCGAGGGCCAGTTCTACGACAACTTCGTCCTGCGCGCCGCTGTCCAGAAGGCCAAAGAGACCGGCGGCGCCGTCCACCTGTTCTGCATCGCGTCCGACGCCGGCGTGCACGGGCAATTGGACCACCTGTTCGCCAGCATCGAGCTCTGCAAGCGCCTCGACCACAAACGCGTCTACATCCACCTGTTCACCGACGGACGCGACACCGGCCCGTTCAGCGGGCTGGAGTTCGTCGAGCGCGTCGAGCGGAAGTGTGTGGAACTGGGCGTCGGGCAGATCGGCTCGGTCATCGGTCGCTATTACGCGATGGACCGCGACAACCGCTGGGAACGAACGAGGGCCGCGTACACCTGCCTGACCGGGCAGGGCGCTCGCGCGGCAGACACCTCGATCTTCCCGACCGCGATGGACGCCGTGCGCTCCTACTACGACAAGCCCTCGAACGACTCGCAGCGTGGCGACGAGTTCATCACGCCCGCGATGATCGGCGCCGACATCAAGGACGCCCTCGCCAAGCGCGTCACCAACAACGACAGCGTGATTTTCGTCAACTACCGGGGCGACCGCCCCCGCCAGATCTGCCGCGCCTTCGTGCTGCCCGAGTTCTACGGCGCCATGAAGCCCTCGCCCGACACGGGCGAGAAGGGCTTCGATCGCGGCGCGCGGCTCGGCCTCTTCTTCGTCACGATGACCGGCTACTCCGACGACCTGCGCCCCTATGTCCATGTCGCCTTCCCCAAGGCGCCCAAGATGACGAACATCCTTGGCGAGTGGCTCAGCACGCACGGCGTCTCGCAGTTCCGCTGCGCCGAGACCGAGAAGTTCCCCCATGTCACCTTCTTCTTCAACGACTACCGCGACGAACCCTTCGAGGGCGAGCGTCGCGGCATCGTCCAGTCGCCGCGCGTCTCGACCTACGACCTCAAGCCCGAGATGAGCGCCAACGAGGTTCGCGACGAGGTGCTCGCGCGCCTTCGCGCGTGGAAAGACAGCGACGGCGCGCAGGGCGAGCCCGTCATCGTCGTGAACTTCGCCAACGGCGACATGGTCGGGCACACCGGCAAACTCGACGCCGCCGTCAAGGCCTGCGAGACCGTCGACCGCTGCGTCGGCGCGATCCTCGACGAAGTCGCGGCGCTGGGCGGGTCCGCGATCGTCACCGCCGACCACGGCAACGCGGAGCAGATGTGGGACCCCGAGACCAACAACCCCCACACGGCGCACACCACCTACGAGGTGCCCCTTATCGTCGTGGGCGACGCGTTCAAGGGGCGTCGCCTGCGCGAGGGCGGGCGCCTCGCCGACATCGCGCCGACGCTGCTCGACATGATCGGCATGGACAACCCCCCCGAGATGACGGGTGAGAGTCTGATCGTCAAGGAGTGACCCCGTGGCGATCGACCTGACAGGCAAACCGATCGTGATCGCCGGCGCGAGCAGCGGCATCGGCGCCGCGACGGCGCGCGCGTGCGCACGCGCCGGGATGCCCGTCGTGCTCGGCGCGCGCCGGACCGACCGGCTCGAGTCGCTCGCGCGAGAGATCGAGTCCGCCGGCGGCAAAGCCGCCTTCGCGCCCTGCGATGTCACGAAAGAAGGCGAGTGCGAGCGCCTGATCGCCCTCTGCGCCGAGCGATTCGGCCCCGTCTACGCGGCCTACGCGAACGCGGGCTACGGCTTCGAGGCCACGGCGCACAAGACCACGGCGCAGCAGTGGCGCGACATCTTCGAGGTCAATTTCTTCGGAACGCTGCGCCTCCTCGACGCCGCGACCCCCGCGATGCTCGACCAGAACCGCGGCCACCTGCTGATCTGCTCGTCGTGCCTGGGGCGGTTCCCCACGCCGGTCTATTCCGCGTACAGCGCGACGAAGGCGGCCCAGCACCATGTCGGGCGCGCGATGGGCGTCGAGCTGCGCGGCAAAGGCGTGTTCGTCTCGACGGTCCACCCGATCGGCACGCTCACGGAATTCTTCGACACGGCCGACTCGCGCAGCGAGGCCGCGAAGTTCACCAAGCGCACCCCGCGCTTCGCGATGCAGACGCCCGAGCGCGTCGCCGGCGCGATCGTCAAGTGCCTGCGCAAACCGAAGCCGGAGGTCTGGACGAGCCTGCCCACGCGAACCGCGATCGGGCTGGCGTCGATGTTCCCCAGAACCACCGACGCCTTCCTCCGGCGCGCCATGCGCGACGGCATCGAATGAAACAGCCCGGGCAACAGGGTGCGCCTGAACGCTCCCCCTGCTCCCCACTCCCTGCTCCCCGCTGCCTTCTCCCTCACACCATCATGCCGGCCGAGGTGTCGTAGACCAGCTTGATCTTGCCCGGCGCGGCGCCGTGCTCGTCGAAGATGGTGACGATGTTCGGCTGGCCGACCTTGAGCCACGACTCGGGCAGCCAGTGTTTCGTGACCGGGCCGACATCCTTGGAGTCGTTGGTCGCGACGAAGTATCGGCCGAGGTTGCGCCCGTTGAGATAGATCTGGCCCTTCGTCATGCCGCCCATGTCGAGGAAGAGCGGCTCGGCGAGCGAACGGACAACAAAGGTGGTGCGCCACCACATGGGAACGCCCTCGGGCGCCGCCTTGCGGATTGCGGTCTTGGTCGCGCTGTGGAAGGCGTCGTCCGCCGGGGGCTCCCACTTGGCGAAGGCGATGTCGGCCTTGTCGGTGAGGACCTCTTCGCCCTCGTAGAACGAGGTGGCCTTGTCGAGCTCGGCGAGGATGTCCGCCGGCTCGCGCCCCCCGGCGACGGGGTCGGCGATGATCGCGAGCTGGACCGTGTTCTTGCCTGCCTTGAAGGGCGCTTCGTCGCTGGTGTTCTCCATGCGCACGACGGCGCGCTCGCCGGCGTCGACGAAGTCCACGATCGTGTTGTTCACCAGCACGAGCGCCGGCGCCGGGCAGCGCAGGACTTCCATGAACACCGGCGTCTTGCGCCGGTGCTGGAACGACCATGTCACGCGGTCCGGGTGGGTGCGAACGCCGGTGCGCAGGCCCATGAGCGGCGTGCGCCAGGTCAGCGGCGCGAGCGGGTCGCCCTGCTCGAGGGTCGCCTTGCCGGGCTTGAGGTCGCCGGCCTGCACGATCTCGCCCACCAGGCCCTTGCGCCGGTGCATGTGCGAGCCGCCGTCGACGCGCCCCATGTTGTCGACCAGCAGCGTGAGGGTGTGCTTGCGCTTCTTGAGGGGCAGGCCCACGACGCGCCCGGACGCGCCGGGCCCGTCGCCCGCGATCTCGACGAACTGCCCGTCGAGGTACGCGTGCGCGCGATCGCTGAGGTCGAACATCCCGGCCTTGACCTTCGACGCGCTCTTCGAATTGAACCGCAGGCGCAGCCACCCGTAGCCGTACGGCGCGCCCAGGTCGTGCATCGACGCGAGCGCCGGGATAGTCGCGTAGCGCTCGCTCTCGCCCTCGAGGTACTGCGTCTGCGCTGCGGAGGACCACTCGTCGAGCGCCGGCGCTTCGAGCGCGGGCGCCTTCTTGCCCGAGCCGGCGGCGCTCTTGTCCACCTTCCCGTCGGACGCGACGCGGTAGTGCGTGCGGAAATCCGGGTGCGGCACGGGCTCGTTGTCGGCGTCGAGCCCGGCGACGCCCACGAACACCGCTTCGTCGGTCGCGTAGGTCGCGTCGATCATCGCCTCCGAGCACACGATGACCGTGGTGTTCTCGAGCTCCTCGATCACCGGGGTCTTGCCGGTGGGGACCTCGACCGGCAGCTCGGCGCCGTTGATCGACAGGACGCCCTTCGCGCCGGCGGGGCCGAAACACACGAAGACCTTGCCGACCTGGGCGAAGGGCTGCAGCGAACAGAAATCCAGCGTGGAGCGCCCGTGCAGGTGCGTGTCGAAGAGGAACCACGCGCAGTCCTGATCGCCCGTGCTGACGCGCAGCACGCGCCCGTCGGCGGTGAGCAGGTCGATCGGGTCATGGCCCTTGGACGCGAAGACGAACGCGATCCCGCCGCGCTGCCCGTGGGTGTGCACGACGCTCACGCCCTTGGCGCCCGGCGTCGGCGCGATGCCGATGGGCTGGTAGGACGGGTCGAGCCCCGAGAGAACGCGCCCGAACCGTGACGCGAAGGTCGCGAGGCGCTTCATCGTGAAATACGCCGGCGTGCGCAGGCCGGCGCAGGTGAGCATCGAGTTGTAATCGCCCGGCTGCGAGCACGAGAAGCCCTGCGAGTCGCCCGCGCGTCGCCCGCCGTAGAACTCGAAGAACGAGCCCGGCGCGAACCGCGACACGACGAACTGCGCGCCGGCGGCGGTCGCCTCGACGAGCGTGCGCTGCGCCTCGGCCGGAGAAACCGTCGGCGGGTGCTCGCCCCACGCGGTCACCGGCGAGTTCGCGAACTCCATGAGCAGGCGCGGCGTCGAGGGCGACACCACGCGCAGCTGGCGGAACATCGCGAGGAGCTGGTCGGAGCCCGACCAGCCGTCGATCTCGCCCTCGACGGGCTGGAAGAGGTTGTTGCAGTTGACGAAGGGGACGGTGAAGCCGCTCTCGCGCAGGAAGCGACCGAGTTCGGAGAGATAGCGATCGGACGCGTCGTCGTCGCCGCAGAACCAGCGGTGCTCGACCTGGATCATCGCGATCGCGCCGCCCTGGGCGACCTGGAGGTTCTTGATCTGCCCGGCGAGGTTGGAGAACCAGCGCGAGACCGCCTCGAGGAACTCGGGCGCGCCGCCTCGGACCTTGGCGATCTTGGGGTTGGGCTCGGTCTTCTCCGGCGGCTTGAGGGTGCCGGCCCAGGCCGGCATGCCACCCATATCCCACGAATCGCCGATGACCGGGCCGGGGCGCAGGATCGCGAGCAGGCCCATCTCGCCGATGAGCTCAACGAAGGTGCGGATGTCTCGATCGCCCTCAAAGTCGTACACATTCGCGCGCGGCTCGTGGAAGCACCACGGGACGGGCACGAGGATCGTGTTGAACCCGGCCTGCTTCGCGGCGCGCAGGCGGTCGGCCCACAGCGCCCGAGGGACCGAGGCGTAGCACACCTGCGCGGCGACGAGCCAGTGCCTGCGTCCGTCGAGGAGGAAGCTCTGGCCGTCGAAGGTGATGCTCGGCATAGGGTGGATCGCGCTCCTGGGGTCGCGTGCACGCGGTGAGGGAGAGGGGCGGCGGACCCCCGCGAACAGGCGATCGCCGCGACGCGCACGCTCGAGAGAGTGGCGCGTTTCGTGAGGGCGAGAATAGGTCTCATTCGGGCTCCTCGCAACGCCTGCGCGCGAACTCGGTAGACTCGCCCCCCCATGCGACCCCCCTCACCCCATCGCTCTCACGCCCGTCAGAACCCTCTTTCCGGGGCCTGGCGCGGGATTTGCGCGAGCCCGACCCGCATCGCGTCCCTTCTGGCGGTCGCTGGCGCCTGCTTCGCGTTCACCCCGGGCTGCACCAACATCAGCTCGGTCGATCGTGACATCGAGAAACTGCTCGCCAGGCGGACCAACGCCCTCGGGGCCGACGCGCGAGTCCCCGAGCCGGTCATGCGAGACCCCAGCCAGGTCCGCCCCGAACGCCCGGCGTTCGAGGAGCAGCCCCCCAGCGTCAACCCCGACGCCGACGAGCTCCCCTTCCGCGATCGGCCGCCCATCAGCGCCGAGCGGCGCCTCGAGCGCCTCGACACCTTCCTCGACATCCCCGAGGACGCGCGCGTCGTCGACCTCAGCACCGTCCTGCGCACCTCCCAGTCCAACGCGCGCGAATACATCAACGCCGAAGAGGACTATGTCCTCGACGCGATCCGCCTCCTCATCGAACGACACCGCTGGGGACCCCGCTTCTTCGACGACCTCGTCGCACGCTTCGACGCCTTCAACCTCGACCCCCAGGGCGGCGAGTACCGCGTCGTCGGCGAGCTCATCAACACCCTGCGCGTCACCCAGCGACTGCCCTACGGCGGCAACGTCGAGGCGGCGCTCGTCACGCGCGCCACCGACGAACTGCGCAACGCCGCTACCGAGGACTATGTCTCCTCCAGCGACATCGTCCTCACCGCCAACATCCCGCTCCTCCGCGGCGCCGGCATGGTCGCGCGCGAGGACCTCATCCAGTCCGAGCGAAACCTCGTCTACGGCGCCCGGCGCTTCGAGCGCTTCCGGCGCCAGTTCTTCGTCGACGTCTGCACCAACTACTTCGACCTCCTCCTGCAGCGCCAGAACATCGCCAACCAGATCGCCAGCGTCGAGAGCGTCCGACGCGAGCAGCGCCGCCTCCAGGAACTCGCCGAAGCAGGCCGACGGTCCGCGTTCGACGTGAACAACTTCCGCCAGCAGGTCCTGCGCGGCGAGAACTCCGTGCTCAACGCCAAAGAGGCCTACCGCGTCGCCCTCGACCGCTTCAAGGTCCGCATCGGCGTCCCGCTCGACGAAGAGATCACCCTCGCCCCGGTCGACCTCACCATCCCCGAGCCCGACGTCACCCCCACCGGCGCCGCCGAACTCGCGCTGCGCTACCGGCTCGACCTGCAGAACCGGCGCGACCAGATCGAAGACGCGCGCCGCGCCGTCGCCAACTCTCGCAACCAGCTCCTGCCCGACTTCGAGCTCACCGGTCGCGCCAACATCCCGACCCAGTCCGACCGGCGACTCGGCGGCGCCAACTTCCGCACCGACGAGGGCGACTACTCCGTCGCGGCCCGGTTCTCGCTCCCCCTCGACCGGCAGATCGAGCGGCTCAACCTCCGCTCGGCCACGATCTCGCTCGAACGCGCCATCCGCGAGCTCGAGAACTTCATCGACAACATCGTCATCAGCGCCCGCCAGGCAGCCCGCGACATCGATCGCGCGCAGTTCTCGATCCTCCAGCAGGAAGAAACCATCCGCATCAACGAGCTGCGCCTCGAGGAACTCAAGCTCAAGATCGACACCGTCCAGTCGCAGGACATCCTCAACGCCGAGAACGACCTGCTCGACGCGCGCAACGCGCGCGACAGCGCCATCCGCGACTACCGCGTCGCGGTCCTGCGCTACCTCCTCGAGACCGACCAGCTGCGAGTCTCGAACCAGGGCGCCTTCCTGCCCCTTCAGGGCATGCTCGTCGAGGGCTTCGACCCCAACCAGCCGCGCCCCGCGCCGCGAGCCCCCGATCCCCTCCCCGAGCTGCAGCCTGAACAGGAGAACGCTCCGGAGACTCAGGGGGCGCCGGGGGCGCCCGAGCAGGGCACGAACACCGTCACCCCCGGCGGCTGATCGTTCCCCACGCCCGAGAACCCTGCCCGACGCGCCGACGCATCATTTCGACGAATGCGCGCCCCGAAGTCGCTCCGGTGCATCGATCGGACCAATGTCGCCGAAACACAGGTGGTCCTTCGGGCGTCTCACCGAAACCGAGCCGCCCATGACCGGTTTACGCACTCGGATCGCCGGCGCGTGACGCGCCCGGTCGCGTCGCTCGCCTCGCCCCTCACCCGCCCTGTCGCTTCCCTCCGTCCCCGGAGCCGTCCCGAATGTCTCAGCCCCGCCCCACGACCGGCCCCCTGGCCGGCCCCAGCATCGCTCACCCCGCCCCCTCGCGAGGTCGCCGCCTCGGCCCGACCCGTCGCGGCGGGATCGCCGTCCCCCTGGCGATCGTGCTGGCCTCCGGCGCCGTCGTCGCCGGGGCCGCGTACTTCGTGATGCGCGACACCGGCTCGTCGCAGACCAGCAGCGCCGAGCTCTTCCAGGCGTCCGTCTCGTCGTTCGACATCACGGTCGCCGCCAACGGCGAGCTGGAGGCGGCCCGCCAGACCGAGATCCGCAGCGAGCTCGAGAAGCCGGCGGACATCGTGTTCGTGATGGCCGAGGGCAGCCGCGTGCGTCAGGGCGACCTGGTCGTCGAGCTCGCGTCCGAGACGATCAAGAACGACCTCGACGAGGAGCTGCTGCGCGTCGAGCAGGCCCGCAACGACCTCATCGGCGCCGAGAACAACCTCGAGATCCAGCGCAACGAGAACGACTCGGCCTATCGCGCCGCGATCCTCAAGCTCGAGCTCGCGCAGATCGAGTGGAACAAGTGGAGCGAGGGCGACGACGTCAAGCGCCTCCAGGAGCTCCGCCTGAACATCGAGACCAGCGAGAAGGACCACGACCGCGCGCTCGAGAAGTTCATGCGCTCCCAGCGCCTCTTCGACAGCGAGTTCCTCTCGCGCGACGAGCTCAAGCAGGACGAGATCACCGAGCTCCGCGCACGCGCCCAGATCCAGAAGGCCAAGCTCGAGCTGAATGTCTACGAGGAATACGAGCGCCCCAAGCAGATCAAGCAGCTCCAGAGCAACATCACCGAGGCCGAGCAGGACCTCGAGCGCGTGAAGCGCCGCAACGCCGCCAACCTCGCCAGCCGCGAGGCCGACGTCGCCAACCGTCGTCGCTCGCTGCGCATCCGCGAGGAACGCCTCGCCAAGCTCGAGGACCAGCTCCGCAAGACCAAGATCTTCGCCCCGCAGGACGGCCTGGTCGTCTACGCCACCAGCGTCGGCGAGCGGCGCGGCATGGCCATGTTCGGCGGCGAGTCCTCCCTCCAGGTCGGGCGCACCGTCCGCCCCAACGAGGCGCTCATCATCCTCCCCGACACCAGCGGCATGGTCGCCAGCGTGCGCGTCCACGAGTCCCTCGCAGGGCGCGTCCGGCGTGGCCAGCCCGCCAGCATCCGCGTCGACGCCGTCCAGGGACGAACCTTCGATGGCACCGTCTCGAGCATCGGCATCCTCGCCGAGTCCGGCGGCTGGCGCGACCCCAACCTGCGCGAATACACCGTCAAGATCACTCTCAACATCACCGAGGAAGAGGCCAAGGTCCTCAAGCCCGCCATGCGCTCCGAGGCCCAGATCGTCCTCGGGCGCGTTAACGAGGCGCTCAGCATCCCGGTGCAGGCGGTCTTCAACGACGGCGCCACCCGCTACGTCGTCGTCCCCGAGGGCAACCGTTTCCGCAAGGTCCCGGTCCTCGTCGGGCAGCGCTCCAACACCTTCGCCCAGGTCCTCGCCGGCATCGACGAGGGCTCGCGCGTTCTCGTCCGCGAGCCGCGCCCGTCGGAACTCGTCTCCAACGAGATCCCCGACACCGCGATCGCCGCCCTGCAGGAGAAGGCCAAGTCCCTCGGCATCCCCACCGGCGCCCCCGGGGGCGGTCGCGGCGGCATGCCCGGCATGATGATGCAGGCCGGAGGCCAGGCCCCCGGCGCAGTCCCGGGCGCTCGCCCCGCAGGCGCAGGCGCGAGGCCCGCCGCCACGGCGACCGACGCCGCCACCGACGCGTCGGCCCGCAAGCCCGACGAACGACAGAGCAACTCGGGCGAGAAACCCGCCGAGACCAGGCCGGCCGAGACACGCGTCGAAGCCCCCACCGACAAGAAGTGAACCATCAGAGCCGCGGCTTGGAGGACGCGGCTCGAAGCGCGCATGGTTCGTTGATGGTCGTCACCGCCTGCGTCGCGAAACAACGCACGCCGCGACGCACAGGAGCGCCGGAACACCCGGCCCCGGGATCGCCGCGGCGAGTCGCAGTGTGAATAGGCCCGAGGCGGGCGAGTCGAACCCGTAGCGGCCCAGCTCCGACGAGCTCAGGCCGTACAACGCCTGTGACGGCATGAGCAGGCGAAGACCATGACGGAACTCAAGCTCTCCCTCGCGCCAGGTCTCCGTCCACTCACGCCCACCGCCGACCGTGTCGAGAAGACCCCATGGGCTCTGCACATCCGGGTAGCTCCCGACATCCAGCGGCCGGTGCTGCCCCTCGGGCCACTGGTTCGGCGTGCCCCCGTTGGTCTCCCCGCCCAGCGCGGGGTCGCCCGGGATCGGCGTCTGATCGCTCGAATGGCCGTAGAGCC
The genomic region above belongs to Phycisphaeraceae bacterium and contains:
- a CDS encoding TolC family protein, which translates into the protein MRPPSPHRSHARQNPLSGAWRGICASPTRIASLLAVAGACFAFTPGCTNISSVDRDIEKLLARRTNALGADARVPEPVMRDPSQVRPERPAFEEQPPSVNPDADELPFRDRPPISAERRLERLDTFLDIPEDARVVDLSTVLRTSQSNAREYINAEEDYVLDAIRLLIERHRWGPRFFDDLVARFDAFNLDPQGGEYRVVGELINTLRVTQRLPYGGNVEAALVTRATDELRNAATEDYVSSSDIVLTANIPLLRGAGMVAREDLIQSERNLVYGARRFERFRRQFFVDVCTNYFDLLLQRQNIANQIASVESVRREQRRLQELAEAGRRSAFDVNNFRQQVLRGENSVLNAKEAYRVALDRFKVRIGVPLDEEITLAPVDLTIPEPDVTPTGAAELALRYRLDLQNRRDQIEDARRAVANSRNQLLPDFELTGRANIPTQSDRRLGGANFRTDEGDYSVAARFSLPLDRQIERLNLRSATISLERAIRELENFIDNIVISARQAARDIDRAQFSILQQEETIRINELRLEELKLKIDTVQSQDILNAENDLLDARNARDSAIRDYRVAVLRYLLETDQLRVSNQGAFLPLQGMLVEGFDPNQPRPAPRAPDPLPELQPEQENAPETQGAPGAPEQGTNTVTPGG
- a CDS encoding efflux RND transporter periplasmic adaptor subunit, which gives rise to MSQPRPTTGPLAGPSIAHPAPSRGRRLGPTRRGGIAVPLAIVLASGAVVAGAAYFVMRDTGSSQTSSAELFQASVSSFDITVAANGELEAARQTEIRSELEKPADIVFVMAEGSRVRQGDLVVELASETIKNDLDEELLRVEQARNDLIGAENNLEIQRNENDSAYRAAILKLELAQIEWNKWSEGDDVKRLQELRLNIETSEKDHDRALEKFMRSQRLFDSEFLSRDELKQDEITELRARAQIQKAKLELNVYEEYERPKQIKQLQSNITEAEQDLERVKRRNAANLASREADVANRRRSLRIREERLAKLEDQLRKTKIFAPQDGLVVYATSVGERRGMAMFGGESSLQVGRTVRPNEALIILPDTSGMVASVRVHESLAGRVRRGQPASIRVDAVQGRTFDGTVSSIGILAESGGWRDPNLREYTVKITLNITEEEAKVLKPAMRSEAQIVLGRVNEALSIPVQAVFNDGATRYVVVPEGNRFRKVPVLVGQRSNTFAQVLAGIDEGSRVLVREPRPSELVSNEIPDTAIAALQEKAKSLGIPTGAPGGGRGGMPGMMMQAGGQAPGAVPGARPAGAGARPAATATDAATDASARKPDERQSNSGEKPAETRPAETRVEAPTDKK